Sequence from the Symbiopectobacterium purcellii genome:
TGGCAGAATGCTACACCACGGTAACGCGCGGCATTCCCGATCTGCTGATTATTTTCCTGCTCTACTTTGGCGGTAGCTCTGCACTGACGCTGCTGGCAAGCCTGTTTGGACATAACGGCTTTATCGGTTTTCCCGGTTATATCGCCGGGGTCATTGCCGTCGGCATCGCCTCAGGAGCACAGCAAACGGAAGTGTTTCGTGGCGCCTTCTACGCCGTAGCCAAAGGTGAGATAGAAGCCGCTAAAGCCTGCGGCATGCCCACCCTGCTGCGCCTGCGCCGCATTATTATTCCGCTGCTACTGCGCCATGCCATTCCCGCGCTCGGCAACGTCTGGCAACTGGTGCTGAAAGCCTCAGCGCTGGTGTCGGTAACTGGCGTGGCAGAGCTGTTGACCCAGTCACAGACCGGTGCAGGCTCTACTGGCAAACCGTTTGATTTCTACATGGCTGCCGCCATGATTTATCTGGTGATTTCGATGTTTTCCGGCTGGCTGATGCGCCGCGCGGAGGCACACTATTCGCGAGGTGTAAGACGGTAATGGACCTGACTTTTTTCTACGAAACCTTCCTGGAGATTATTCCCGGTGTGCCGCTAACACTCCAACTCGCGGTGGGTTCAGTGCTGATCGGCTTCTTTTTAGCCCTGGCACTGGCTGCGATGCAGCTTTCTGGCAGCCAACTGCTGCAATCGGTCGCTCGCCTGTATGTGTTGTTCTTCCGTGGCACGCCGCTACTGGTACAGCTGTTCCTTATCTACTACGGATTGGGACAATTCAGTTGGGTGCGTGAAAGCGTTCTGTGGCCAATACTGCGTGAACCTTACTGGTGTGCGCTACTGTCGTTGACACTTTGCACGGGTGCCTATGCCAGCGAAATCATTCGCGGGGGTTTGCAATCGGTGCCCTCCGGTCAGATCGAGGCAGCGCGCGCCTGTGGCATGCCATCATGGAAAATATTTACCCGTATCGTGTTTCCGCTTGCCATTCGCCAGGCACTGCCTGCCTATGGCAACGAACTGATTTCCATGATCAAATCCACCTCGCTTGCGTCCATCATCACGCTGATGGAAATCACCGGCATTGCAGCACGCTTGATTGCGGAAACCTACCGCGCGCTGGAAGTGTTTCTGGTGGCGGGCGCCATTTACCTGTTGATCAATCTGGTGCTCACCCGCCTGCTGGCTTTTGTCGAACACCGTATGACGCCGTATCTGCGCGCACCGCAGTCGCTGGCTGAAGTTAAGAATATGAAAGGAAACCCATCATGAGTACCGCCGCTATCAGCCTGCGCAACATTCACAAGCGTTTCGGCTCACTGGAAGTCCTGAAAGGGATCTCATTTGAAGCCAGTCAGGGCGAGGTCGTTTCGATTCTGGGGTCTTCCGGTTCGGGCAAATCCACCCTGCTGCGCTGCACCAACCTGCTTGAAATCCCCGATCAGGGCGAGATTATTGTGTGCGGCGAAGCCATCGCGATGAAAGTGAATCGCCAAGGGCAAAATCGCCCAGCCAGCGCGAAACAGATCGACCGTATCCGTACCCAGCTCGGCATGGTGTTTCAAAACTTCAATCTGTGGTCGCACAAAACCTTACTGGAAAACGTGATTGAAGCGCCGATCCACGTGCTCAAACGCACGCCGCAGGACGCCAAAGAACACGCAGAGCAACTGCTTGAGAAAGTTGGGTTGGCCGATAAACGCCATTACTACCCTTCCCACCTTTCCGGCGGGCAGCGACAGCGTGCCGCGATTGCGCGTGCGCTGGCCATGTCACCCAAGGTGATGCTGTTTGATGAACCCACCTCAGCACTGGACCCGGAGTTGGTCGGAGAGGTGCTGCGCGTGATGCGTCAGTTAGCCGATGAAGGGATGACCATGCTGGTCGTCACCCATGAAATGGACTTTGCGCGTGAAGTCTCTAACCGCGTGGTGTTCCTACATCAGGGTGAGATCGAAGAACAAGGCACGCCGGAACAGATGTTTACTGCCAGCCAGTCAGCCCGTTTCCGCCAGTTTATTGCCAGTTGGTAACAGAACGACGTTTATCAACACAATGCCAGGCTTAAGAACACAACAGACAACCACCAGGAGATACCTCGATGCTAAAAACCAAACTCGCTGCCGCCGCCTATGCGCTTTGTCTGGCTGGCGCACTCTCTACCTCATTCAATGCTGCGGCAGAAGCCGGTAAAACCTGGAGCACCGTGCGCATCGCCACTGAAGGCGCATACCACCCGTACAACTTCACCAAGCCAGACGGTACGCTGGATGGCATGGAAATTGAGCTGTACAAAGTGCTGTGCGACAACATGAAAGTAAAATGCGAGATCATGGTGCAGCCGTTTGCCAGCAGCATTCCGGCGCTGAACGCCGGTAAGTTTGATGCCATCATCTCCGGCATGTCCGCCACGCCGAAGCGCCGTGAAGTGATCGATTTCAGCCAGCCCTACACGCAGGCAGGGCAAACCTTTGCCGTACTGAAATCCAGCCCGCTGGCATCGCTGCCGGATCTGGGCACTCGCTTCTCCCTCAATGAGAAAGATGAAGCCACTGCCATCGCTGAAGTGGAAAAATTGCGCCCGCTGCTGAAAGGCAAAACCATTGGCGTTCAGTCTGCCTCGATCGCCAGCACGCTGCTGGATAAATACTTCAAAGGCATGATGACGGTACGCGAATACAAAACCATGCAGGAGCACGATCTGGATCTGAAAGCCGGTCGCGTCGATCTGGTTATCGGTTCTGCGCCTTACATGAAAAATACTGCTGACAAATCAAACGGCGAAATCGTAATGGCTGGCCCGCAGTTTATCGGCGGCATTTTGGGCAGCGGTTCGTCCATCGGCCTGCGTAAAAGCGATCCTGAATTGAAAGCCATGTTCGATAAAGCCATCGACCAGGCTAAAGCAGACGGCACCATCAAGACGCTGAGTGAAAAATGGTTTGGCATGGATACCACCCCGCTCTGATCGCCCTCTCGCGACCCTAACCTGAACCACGAACGTGGCGTCTGATTGACGCCACGTCTTCTTCATTCCCCACCAAATTCACTGTTATAACCGCAGGAGCGCCTGATTCATGACTTCGCCATCAGAACAACACGCCTTACCCGCCGTAGACACACACACCGTTAGCGCCCTGCGCGAACTGATTGCCGCGAAAAACCCGCAGTTCACCGCGCTTAGCGACAGCATCTGGGATGTGCCGGAACTTAACTATGAAGAAATCCGCTCCGCCGCACTGCATGAAGCGGTACTCAAGCAGGAAGGCTTTCGCCTGACAACGGGTATTGCCGGGATGCCAACCGCCTTGCTGGGTGAGTTTGGGTCCGGTAAACCGGTAATTGCCTTACTGGGTGAATACGATGCGCTGCCGGGCCTGAGCCAGCAAGCGGGCATCGCTGAGCCTTGCCCCATCGATGCGGGTGGTAACGGTCACGGCTGCGGCCACAATTTGCTTGGCACCGCCGCATTGCAGGCCGCCACGGCGGTAAAAGATTACCTGCAACAGCACCAGTTGCCCGGTACCGTGCGCTTTTACGGTTGCCCGGCAGAAGAGGGCGGTTCCTCCAAAGGTTTTATGGTCAAAGAAGGTGTGTTTGACGATGTGGATATTGCTATCTGCTGGCACCCGGCCACCTTTACCGGCGTTAACAGCCCGGATTCCCTGGCTTGCAACGAACTGAATTTTTACTTCAAAGGCCGCGCTTCGCACGCCGCCAGCAGCCCACATCTGGGGCGCAGTGCGCTCGATGCCGTAGAGCTGATGAACGTTGGTGTTAACTACATGCGAGAACACATGCCGTCATCGGCGCGTGTACACTACGCCATCACCGACAGCGGTGGTCACGCACCGAACGTGGTTCAGGCCAACGCAACGGTACGCTATCTGGTGCGGGCGCGTCAGTTACCTGAACTCCACCAGTTAGTGAAACGTGTGAAGAAAATCGCACAAGGCGCAGCGCTGATGACCGAAACAGAAGTGAGTTGGGAAGTGATCAGCGGCGATGCCAACTTGCTGGGCAACGCCCCGTTGGAGCAGCGCATGCATGAACACCTGCTGGCGCTTGGCCCCATCCAGTTCGATGATGCGGACCGCGCTTTTGCCGCCAAATTCCAAACCGCCATGAGTGCAGAAGATATTGCCAACTCCTACGCGCGTTTTGGCGTAAAACCTAAAGCAGGCGAATCGCTGCATGAAGGTATCTATCCGCTTTACAGCCCCGATGACAGTTTTATCGGCTCTACCGACGTCGGCACGGTAAGCTGGGTGGTTCCGACCGTACAAATTCGTGCTGCTACCTACGCCATCGGCACACCTGCCCACTCCTGGCAGTTGGTAGCGCAGGGCAAAGCCCCTGCGGCGCACAAAGGCACCGCCTATGCGGCCGAAGCCATGGCGTCATTAACCGTGGATTTGCTACAAAACCCGGCACAAGCCAAAGCGGAACTGGCCGAGAAACTGAGCGTTACACCGTTTGAGAACCCGATTCCCGACGGCGTGGTTCCACCCATTCCTCAGGTATAACGTCAGTCTATGGGCGGGTACATTTCCCGCCCTGTTCTCACAACAGCGTTTCACTACTGTCAGAACGGCAGCAATGATGAAATGAACAATCCGGCAGAGAAAAGTATAAAAATGACTCCGCCGACTTTATTGAGTACAGAAAAAAGACGGTGAGACGAAATGCCTCTTTTTATGGTACTGGCAAAAACACCATAAACACAATGGATAACGATAACTAACAGACAAAAAGTTAATGAAAGGACGAGAAATTGAAAAATGTAGGGGTCGTTATTAGTAATAAATTGGGGGAACAGTGCCATAAAGAAAACAATCGGCTTAGGGTTTAACAGCGAAAGCAAAAAACCCTGTCTGAATCGGGCGATCGTAGATGGTATTTCATTGATATCCCCCCTCCGATTTTCATCTACTAACTTAGGTGCAGATTGATACAATTTAACACCCAGATAGGCGAGATACGCAGCCCCAACCACTTTGACAATAATCAGAGAATAGGCGGATGACACAATAAGCACACCAACACTGCTTGCCGCAACCACCGAGATAACCCCCATGCCCGTAGCTATGCCCACTATACCGGCGATAGCATTCTTTAAGTTATAGTTGAGCGTATTGGTGATTGTCAGCAACACCCCCGGACCTGGACTGGCAATGGTCAAGCTTGATAATAAAATATAGAGATAGAGTTGAGGCATCTGTTATTCATCATCTATTGATTCAGTGAATATTGATTATTGGATTGCTTTAACAATAAAAACATTGTGTTTTAAATGCATAACCCTGCGATTCAACGCATGGGTAAATGAATAAACATTACTTTATATCTTTGTTTATAAATAACAGAAACCACTTGAGACCGGTACATTAAATAATGCCACGCACAATAAAGCAGAAAAAGAGCAGTTCTTGCACTCGCAGGGATGGCAGATAAAAGAGAGGAATAATGCAGCCGAGCGGATAAACCCGCCCGGCTTACCGA
This genomic interval carries:
- a CDS encoding ABC transporter permease, which translates into the protein MEQMTFWQLISFGENGWGRLLLMGTGMTLALAVGGFLLGALIGTLGAWSKIAGNRPLRFVAECYTTVTRGIPDLLIIFLLYFGGSSALTLLASLFGHNGFIGFPGYIAGVIAVGIASGAQQTEVFRGAFYAVAKGEIEAAKACGMPTLLRLRRIIIPLLLRHAIPALGNVWQLVLKASALVSVTGVAELLTQSQTGAGSTGKPFDFYMAAAMIYLVISMFSGWLMRRAEAHYSRGVRR
- a CDS encoding ABC transporter permease: MDLTFFYETFLEIIPGVPLTLQLAVGSVLIGFFLALALAAMQLSGSQLLQSVARLYVLFFRGTPLLVQLFLIYYGLGQFSWVRESVLWPILREPYWCALLSLTLCTGAYASEIIRGGLQSVPSGQIEAARACGMPSWKIFTRIVFPLAIRQALPAYGNELISMIKSTSLASIITLMEITGIAARLIAETYRALEVFLVAGAIYLLINLVLTRLLAFVEHRMTPYLRAPQSLAEVKNMKGNPS
- a CDS encoding ABC transporter ATP-binding protein, coding for MSTAAISLRNIHKRFGSLEVLKGISFEASQGEVVSILGSSGSGKSTLLRCTNLLEIPDQGEIIVCGEAIAMKVNRQGQNRPASAKQIDRIRTQLGMVFQNFNLWSHKTLLENVIEAPIHVLKRTPQDAKEHAEQLLEKVGLADKRHYYPSHLSGGQRQRAAIARALAMSPKVMLFDEPTSALDPELVGEVLRVMRQLADEGMTMLVVTHEMDFAREVSNRVVFLHQGEIEEQGTPEQMFTASQSARFRQFIASW
- a CDS encoding transporter substrate-binding domain-containing protein, which codes for MLKTKLAAAAYALCLAGALSTSFNAAAEAGKTWSTVRIATEGAYHPYNFTKPDGTLDGMEIELYKVLCDNMKVKCEIMVQPFASSIPALNAGKFDAIISGMSATPKRREVIDFSQPYTQAGQTFAVLKSSPLASLPDLGTRFSLNEKDEATAIAEVEKLRPLLKGKTIGVQSASIASTLLDKYFKGMMTVREYKTMQEHDLDLKAGRVDLVIGSAPYMKNTADKSNGEIVMAGPQFIGGILGSGSSIGLRKSDPELKAMFDKAIDQAKADGTIKTLSEKWFGMDTTPL
- a CDS encoding M20 family metallopeptidase: MTSPSEQHALPAVDTHTVSALRELIAAKNPQFTALSDSIWDVPELNYEEIRSAALHEAVLKQEGFRLTTGIAGMPTALLGEFGSGKPVIALLGEYDALPGLSQQAGIAEPCPIDAGGNGHGCGHNLLGTAALQAATAVKDYLQQHQLPGTVRFYGCPAEEGGSSKGFMVKEGVFDDVDIAICWHPATFTGVNSPDSLACNELNFYFKGRASHAASSPHLGRSALDAVELMNVGVNYMREHMPSSARVHYAITDSGGHAPNVVQANATVRYLVRARQLPELHQLVKRVKKIAQGAALMTETEVSWEVISGDANLLGNAPLEQRMHEHLLALGPIQFDDADRAFAAKFQTAMSAEDIANSYARFGVKPKAGESLHEGIYPLYSPDDSFIGSTDVGTVSWVVPTVQIRAATYAIGTPAHSWQLVAQGKAPAAHKGTAYAAEAMASLTVDLLQNPAQAKAELAEKLSVTPFENPIPDGVVPPIPQV
- a CDS encoding LysE family translocator codes for the protein MPQLYLYILLSSLTIASPGPGVLLTITNTLNYNLKNAIAGIVGIATGMGVISVVAASSVGVLIVSSAYSLIIVKVVGAAYLAYLGVKLYQSAPKLVDENRRGDINEIPSTIARFRQGFLLSLLNPKPIVFFMALFPQFITNNDPYIFQFLVLSLTFCLLVIVIHCVYGVFASTIKRGISSHRLFSVLNKVGGVIFILFSAGLFISSLLPF